The following are encoded together in the Arcticibacterium luteifluviistationis genome:
- a CDS encoding LytR/AlgR family response regulator transcription factor, translated as MSKHIYTAILIDDEEHCLRTLEKQLDYVSYEILILGKGSSVSEGVRLLETHQPDFIFLDIHMPEEEGFGLFKAIDLKVSDVIFTTAHDEYALKAYRHHASGYIVKPVIMEELIETLDAIIERKAKRKIEAAEVFTFNGKQETINVPFKEILFIEAKGGYSMIHRVSGETTEISRNLKWMESELSAKQFLRSHAKFLINTAHIEKVVWGAYSGVVLKNGERLNVSRTRKSEVSAWFKERP; from the coding sequence ATGTCAAAACATATTTACACCGCTATTCTGATAGATGATGAGGAACATTGCCTGCGAACCTTAGAAAAGCAGTTAGACTATGTTTCTTATGAAATCCTAATTTTGGGAAAGGGGAGCTCTGTGAGTGAGGGAGTACGGCTATTAGAAACGCATCAGCCTGACTTTATCTTTTTGGATATTCATATGCCCGAAGAGGAAGGTTTTGGGCTTTTTAAGGCCATTGATTTAAAAGTGTCGGACGTTATTTTCACTACCGCACACGATGAGTATGCACTGAAAGCCTATCGTCATCATGCCTCTGGCTATATTGTCAAGCCCGTTATTATGGAGGAATTGATAGAAACTTTGGATGCTATCATAGAGAGAAAAGCCAAAAGAAAAATAGAAGCAGCGGAGGTTTTCACTTTTAACGGGAAGCAGGAAACCATTAATGTTCCCTTTAAAGAAATTCTTTTTATTGAAGCAAAAGGAGGCTATTCCATGATTCATCGGGTTTCTGGAGAAACTACTGAAATAAGCAGAAATCTCAAGTGGATGGAGTCCGAATTGTCTGCGAAGCAATTTCTTCGAAGTCATGCCAAGTTTTTAATAAACACAGCTCATATTGAAAAAGTAGTTTGGGGAGCATACTCTGGAGTTGTACTAAAAAACGGAGAGAGACTAAATGTAAGCCGAACTAGAAAATCCGAAGTATCTGCATGGTTTAAGGAGCGTCCGTAA
- a CDS encoding tetratricopeptide repeat protein yields the protein MKFRIWLLLLLLNHGLLFAQNQSKIDSLKSAFRSQLPSLEKAQLSLDIVKFYSRNNSDSTAKYLEVSKNAVTKYGTKSMQARNRLNFANYLQNRGDFDQSIKVNQEAIDLYERIKNDQGLGSAYNTLGLTFKKIGRDKKGLKSVLDKALQYSLLSKEYYQKANDTNGLLSIYSNLGIIYRSLHRFPEAEKSYLDGLAIAEKAGIDSYVVGVLYANLSQIYLDNYQQYDKAIGYLGKALAIYQKHEIYNSQEHVFRNLAINYTKKGDFVKANFYAEKAVEIAEKGKDPHRMVNAYTALFEAQHQAGNNKEAYDNLYFVRNLEDSIMSIEKTAIIAEADAKFESLKNEAKIQVLSKTNELNKWRIVVLLLFLMALGILYYSIHQKRGRDKLVFENEKKIEKEKLRFSEKELDIKKKELTAKVLQLAHKNEFLNSLKGEMEHLKNNVDDSVNKTSNRVSRMINRDIEGDTQWNQFSQEFSGIHQDFLTALTTKFGSFTKSEIRLISLLKMNMNSKEITSILGISDDGIRKARYRLRKKMNLEESELQSFLLGFS from the coding sequence ATGAAATTTAGAATATGGCTTCTTTTACTTCTATTAAATCATGGTTTGCTTTTTGCTCAAAATCAGAGCAAAATTGATTCTCTAAAATCCGCTTTTCGTAGTCAATTACCTTCATTAGAAAAAGCTCAACTTTCGCTAGATATAGTTAAATTTTATAGCCGAAACAATAGCGATTCAACTGCCAAGTATTTGGAGGTATCTAAGAATGCAGTCACCAAATATGGTACTAAAAGCATGCAAGCACGGAATAGGCTAAATTTTGCTAATTATTTACAAAACCGTGGAGATTTTGACCAAAGTATTAAGGTTAATCAAGAAGCAATTGATTTATATGAACGTATCAAAAACGACCAAGGATTGGGGTCTGCCTATAATACCTTAGGCCTAACTTTTAAAAAAATAGGGCGAGACAAAAAAGGTTTAAAGTCCGTATTAGACAAAGCTTTGCAATACTCCTTGCTCTCTAAAGAGTATTATCAAAAAGCGAATGACACCAATGGCCTTCTAAGTATATATTCTAACCTCGGCATTATTTACCGTAGCTTACACAGGTTTCCTGAGGCCGAAAAAAGTTATTTGGACGGATTGGCAATTGCCGAAAAAGCAGGCATAGACAGTTACGTGGTAGGGGTTTTGTATGCAAATCTATCTCAAATCTATTTAGATAATTACCAGCAATACGATAAGGCAATCGGATACTTGGGAAAGGCTTTGGCTATATACCAAAAGCATGAAATCTATAATTCTCAAGAACATGTATTCAGAAACTTGGCCATTAATTATACCAAAAAGGGAGATTTTGTCAAAGCTAATTTTTACGCGGAGAAGGCTGTAGAAATTGCAGAAAAGGGAAAGGACCCGCATCGAATGGTCAATGCTTACACGGCATTATTTGAAGCACAACACCAGGCGGGTAATAATAAAGAGGCCTATGATAATTTGTATTTTGTAAGAAATTTGGAAGACAGTATAATGTCTATCGAGAAAACGGCAATTATCGCAGAAGCGGATGCCAAATTTGAATCTCTGAAAAATGAGGCTAAAATTCAAGTTTTGAGCAAAACCAATGAACTCAATAAATGGAGAATAGTGGTTCTTCTTTTATTTCTGATGGCCTTGGGCATTTTATATTATTCCATTCATCAAAAAAGGGGGAGGGACAAACTGGTATTTGAAAATGAGAAAAAGATAGAGAAGGAAAAACTCAGATTTTCAGAAAAAGAATTAGACATCAAAAAGAAAGAACTCACAGCTAAAGTGCTTCAACTGGCACACAAAAACGAATTTCTAAATAGCCTCAAAGGAGAGATGGAGCATCTGAAGAATAATGTAGACGACTCTGTAAATAAAACCAGTAATCGCGTAAGCCGCATGATCAATAGGGACATAGAAGGCGATACGCAGTGGAATCAATTCTCTCAGGAGTTTAGTGGTATTCATCAAGATTTTTTAACTGCATTAACCACCAAATTTGGAAGTTTCACAAAGAGTGAAATCAGGCTCATTTCACTTTTGAAAATGAATATGAACTCCAAAGAAATTACCAGCATTTTGGGTATAAGCGATGACGGAATTAGAAAAGCTCGCTACCGATTACGAAAAAAAATGAATCTGGAAGAGAGTGAATTGCAGAGTTTTTTGTTGGGTTTTTCATAA
- a CDS encoding LytTR family DNA-binding domain-containing protein, producing MPKILDAAKPDMFTHLQASINYTILNKSDGTKLISGYSLKAFEALFEGNSFVRIDRSNLVSKAFIIGCITRKNGEYILLKNKSELLIPRRRRGLLLDKHPNLFTNLKTA from the coding sequence GTGCCCAAAATCTTAGATGCTGCCAAACCTGATATGTTTACACATTTACAGGCTTCCATTAATTACACTATTCTAAATAAGTCTGATGGTACAAAACTAATTTCGGGCTACAGTCTGAAAGCTTTCGAAGCCCTTTTTGAAGGCAATTCCTTTGTTAGAATTGACCGCTCAAACTTAGTAAGCAAAGCTTTTATTATAGGATGCATCACTCGTAAAAACGGTGAATACATCTTGCTCAAAAATAAGAGCGAGCTACTAATACCTAGAAGGCGAAGAGGCCTGCTTTTAGATAAGCACCCTAATCTTTTTACAAACCTTAAAACCGCTTAA
- a CDS encoding tail fiber domain-containing protein, whose product MEKIISFLIIVLVSFETYAQSSNIDAKSITAAKYADQAAINAAISSPEEGMLVYNIALKSYMVYDGTGWSVQGGGWGLMGNAGTDTVLSFIGTTDAQALRFRVNNINAGVINHTRENVSYGFQALNPLTTGLRNTAIGSNALQSNTSGWGNTASGRYSLYSNTTGSYNTALGSRALESNIDGIGNTALGSDALQFNTHGDNNTAVGRFSLKENTTGYDNTASGYKALERNTVGKGNTAIGYEALNENTTGDYNTALGLGALDRNTEGNYNTASGRDALKANTTGNYNTASGNDALYSNTTGEDNTASGSNALRSNTTGNYNTASGNDALRYNTEGNYNTASGGDALYRNTTGSNNTASGYEALEDNTTGNNNSALGYEALTNNETGENNTATGSNALSANTTGSYSTAVGSNALNSNTIGSSNTGIGRSALFTNSSGDENTALGRSALFENTTGSSNTASGFAALFANTTGNNNTAMGRWSLFANSTGDNNTSTGTTTLLSNTTGDNNTATGVSALRANTTGNNNTATGTSALLSNTTGNYNTALGRSVLRFNTEGLNNTAAGFDALRNNTTGDNNTSIGNLTGLANETGNNNTFLGHLADASSNGLSNATAIGSGAIVNATNKVRLGNTSVTVIEGQVAFTNPSDRRLKENITSNDGLGLAFVSRLLPVSYNYISDASKTRHDGLIAQDVESVMNDLGVEFSGLKKDADGMYSLAYSDFVMPLVNAVKELKAENDKLKIQVTRISEIDDLKVELASLKSMIEANTFSSNSSKK is encoded by the coding sequence ATGGAAAAAATAATTTCATTCTTAATCATTGTCTTGGTTTCATTTGAGACTTATGCTCAGTCAAGTAACATAGATGCCAAAAGCATTACGGCAGCGAAATATGCAGACCAAGCGGCTATAAATGCTGCCATTAGCTCTCCTGAAGAAGGAATGTTGGTTTATAACATAGCTCTCAAAAGCTATATGGTTTATGACGGAACTGGGTGGAGCGTGCAAGGTGGCGGTTGGGGACTTATGGGTAATGCTGGCACTGATACAGTTCTGAGCTTTATAGGAACCACCGATGCCCAAGCATTACGCTTCAGAGTAAATAATATTAACGCAGGTGTAATAAACCATACAAGGGAAAATGTAAGCTATGGTTTCCAGGCTTTAAACCCTCTTACAACTGGGCTGAGAAATACCGCTATCGGAAGTAATGCTTTACAATCAAATACCTCTGGCTGGGGGAACACGGCTTCGGGTAGGTATTCATTATATTCAAATACCACAGGCTCTTACAACACAGCATTGGGATCACGAGCTTTAGAAAGTAACATTGACGGAATTGGTAACACAGCACTGGGAAGTGATGCTTTACAATTTAACACCCACGGTGACAACAACACAGCCGTAGGTAGGTTCTCTTTAAAAGAAAACACTACTGGTTATGATAATACAGCATCAGGTTATAAGGCTTTAGAAAGAAACACAGTTGGTAAAGGCAATACCGCCATAGGTTATGAGGCTTTAAATGAGAACACCACAGGAGATTACAATACAGCTTTAGGCTTAGGGGCTTTAGATAGGAATACCGAAGGAAATTATAACACGGCCTCAGGTAGGGATGCGTTAAAAGCTAACACTACAGGAAATTATAACACAGCCTCAGGTAATGATGCTTTATATTCAAATACTACAGGCGAAGATAACACGGCCTCGGGTAGCAATGCATTAAGATCTAACACTACAGGAAATTATAACACAGCTTCTGGTAACGATGCTTTACGTTATAACACCGAAGGAAATTATAATACAGCTTCAGGAGGTGATGCTTTATACCGAAACACCACAGGTAGTAATAATACAGCTTCAGGTTATGAAGCCTTAGAAGATAATACAACTGGTAATAATAACTCAGCCTTAGGTTATGAGGCTTTAACAAATAACGAGACTGGAGAAAACAACACAGCTACGGGTAGCAATGCTTTATCTGCAAACACTACAGGGAGTTACAGTACGGCTGTTGGCAGTAATGCCCTAAATTCAAATACTATTGGTAGTAGTAATACAGGTATTGGTAGGTCCGCTTTATTTACAAACAGCTCGGGTGATGAAAACACTGCTTTAGGTCGATCTGCTTTATTCGAAAATACGACAGGGAGTAGTAACACTGCATCAGGCTTTGCAGCTCTATTCGCTAATACTACAGGTAATAACAACACCGCAATGGGCAGGTGGTCATTATTTGCCAATAGTACAGGGGATAACAACACATCTACGGGTACAACTACTTTATTGTCAAATACTACAGGAGACAACAATACAGCCACGGGAGTATCTGCATTAAGAGCAAATACTACAGGAAATAATAACACCGCTACTGGTACGTCTGCATTATTGTCAAACACTACTGGAAATTACAATACAGCTTTGGGTAGGTCAGTTTTAAGGTTTAATACTGAAGGGTTAAACAATACAGCTGCAGGCTTTGACGCCTTAAGAAACAACACTACTGGTGATAACAATACCTCCATTGGAAACCTAACTGGCTTAGCTAATGAGACGGGCAATAATAATACCTTTTTAGGACACTTAGCAGATGCTAGCAGCAATGGACTCAGCAACGCCACAGCCATTGGCTCTGGTGCCATTGTAAATGCCACTAATAAAGTACGTTTAGGCAATACTAGTGTAACGGTGATAGAAGGGCAGGTAGCATTTACAAATCCTTCTGATAGAAGACTAAAAGAAAACATTACTTCCAATGATGGTTTGGGTTTGGCATTTGTTAGCCGTCTGCTTCCGGTTAGCTATAATTATATTTCTGATGCTAGCAAAACACGTCATGATGGTTTAATCGCTCAAGATGTGGAGAGTGTAATGAATGACTTGGGCGTAGAATTCAGTGGCTTAAAAAAAGATGCTGACGGTATGTATTCTCTAGCATATTCTGATTTTGTGATGCCCTTGGTCAATGCCGTGAAAGAACTAAAAGCGGAGAACGACAAATTGAAAATTCAAGTAACTAGAATTAGCGAAATAGATGATTTGAAGGTTGAGCTAGCCAGCCTGAAATCAATGATCGAAGCCAACACCTTTTCTAGCAATTCTTCTAAAAAGTAA
- a CDS encoding tail fiber domain-containing protein, with translation MKKAISFLIIIIVSFETFAQSSNIDSKSITAAKYMDQAAIDAAITSPEEGMLVYNIALKSYMVYDGTTWSVQGGGSSGWGLSGNAGTDATVNFIGTTDAQILRFKVNNETSGDIDPGKDQASFGFRALNFNTSGVGNTALGNETLEDNTTGHRNTASGNGALRNNTTGNNNTASGNQALEENVSGQDNTAFGTYSLNKNTTGESNTASGYQALYSNTSGNSNSATGRAALANNTTGNANTASGRAALFLNTTGDHNTALGYQTLFSNTTGRNNTATGTEALYSNTTGYSNTATGHSALAANTTGDNNTALGYQTLYSNTTGSNNTATGTEALHLNTTGYGNTATGHAALTANTTGYSNTATGKNTLASNTTGDNNTALGGFSLASNTTGDNNTAVGVSALAFNNTGYENTAVGKNSLFLNTTGYKNTASGYFALQKNETGSSNTASGSNALRDNTSGVTNTAMGASALFSNINGDENTAFGSTVLQNNTTGDFNTAIGGGALYFNSNGRFNTASGKSALRNNTTGEYNIGIGYLSGGTHSTGDNNTFLGSFSGPPSGTTLVINSTALGYGAVVNASNKVRIGNSSVTSIEGQVAYSYPSDRRLKENIVTNNTLGLNFINKLQPVRYSYIADKTQVRHDGFIAQEVESVMNDLGVGFSGLKKDSDGMYSLAYSDFVMPLVNAVKELKAENDLMKAENDKLKIQVAKISEIDELRTELASLRALLMDETGSNTK, from the coding sequence ATGAAAAAAGCAATCTCATTTTTAATAATTATCATAGTTTCATTTGAAACTTTTGCCCAGTCTAGTAACATAGATTCCAAAAGTATCACTGCAGCAAAATATATGGACCAAGCGGCAATAGATGCTGCCATTACCTCTCCAGAAGAAGGAATGCTGGTTTATAACATAGCTCTCAAAAGCTATATGGTTTATGACGGAACTACGTGGAGCGTGCAAGGTGGTGGCTCTTCTGGTTGGGGTCTTTCGGGAAATGCTGGTACAGATGCCACGGTAAATTTTATTGGTACTACTGACGCTCAGATTCTACGTTTCAAAGTGAATAATGAAACATCTGGTGATATTGACCCTGGAAAAGACCAAGCTAGTTTTGGTTTTCGGGCTTTAAATTTTAACACCTCAGGTGTTGGAAATACTGCTTTGGGTAATGAGACTTTAGAAGATAACACCACTGGTCATAGAAACACCGCTTCTGGTAATGGTGCTCTGAGAAACAATACCACTGGTAATAATAACACAGCCTCAGGTAATCAAGCTTTAGAGGAAAATGTTAGCGGTCAGGATAACACTGCTTTTGGTACTTACTCTTTAAATAAAAATACCACAGGAGAGAGTAATACAGCTTCGGGCTATCAGGCTTTGTATTCAAATACCTCTGGTAATTCAAATTCCGCTACAGGTAGGGCCGCTTTAGCAAATAATACAACAGGTAACGCTAATACCGCATCAGGAAGAGCTGCTTTGTTTTTAAACACTACTGGTGACCATAACACAGCCTTAGGTTATCAGACTTTATTTTCAAACACAACAGGACGTAATAATACAGCTACGGGAACTGAAGCTTTGTATTCAAACACCACGGGTTACAGTAACACAGCCACTGGTCACTCTGCTTTAGCGGCAAACACTACTGGTGACAATAACACAGCTTTAGGCTATCAGACTTTATATTCAAACACAACAGGAAGTAATAATACAGCTACGGGTACTGAAGCTTTGCATTTAAACACCACGGGTTACGGTAACACAGCCACTGGTCACGCTGCTTTAACTGCAAACACTACTGGATATAGTAATACTGCTACTGGTAAAAATACATTAGCCTCAAACACCACTGGGGATAACAACACCGCTCTGGGCGGTTTTTCATTAGCCTCAAACACCACTGGGGATAACAACACAGCGGTGGGTGTTTCAGCTCTAGCATTCAATAATACGGGATATGAGAATACCGCAGTAGGAAAAAATTCTTTATTTTTAAATACCACAGGTTATAAAAACACTGCCTCCGGTTATTTTGCATTACAAAAGAACGAAACGGGTAGTTCTAACACCGCTTCTGGTTCTAATGCTTTACGAGATAACACTTCTGGTGTTACTAATACCGCCATGGGTGCATCTGCCTTATTTTCCAATATCAATGGTGATGAAAACACCGCTTTTGGCAGTACCGTTTTGCAAAATAATACCACTGGTGACTTTAACACTGCCATAGGCGGTGGAGCCTTGTATTTTAACTCAAATGGAAGGTTTAACACGGCTTCTGGTAAGTCTGCTTTACGTAATAATACTACAGGTGAGTATAATATCGGAATAGGGTATCTATCAGGTGGTACTCACAGCACAGGCGATAATAATACGTTTTTGGGGAGTTTTTCCGGTCCACCTTCCGGTACTACATTAGTTATTAATTCTACCGCTTTAGGCTATGGAGCTGTGGTAAATGCTAGTAATAAAGTACGCATCGGAAATAGCAGTGTTACGAGCATAGAAGGTCAAGTGGCTTATTCTTATCCTTCTGACCGCCGATTGAAAGAAAATATTGTTACCAATAATACTTTGGGCTTAAACTTTATTAATAAACTTCAACCTGTACGTTATAGCTATATTGCTGATAAGACGCAAGTACGTCACGATGGCTTTATTGCTCAAGAGGTGGAGAGCGTAATGAATGATTTGGGCGTAGGATTCAGTGGATTAAAAAAAGATTCAGATGGTATGTATTCTTTGGCTTATTCAGATTTTGTGATGCCTTTGGTCAATGCAGTGAAAGAACTAAAAGCGGAGAACGATTTAATGAAAGCAGAGAACGACAAATTGAAAATTCAAGTAGCCAAAATTAGCGAGATTGATGAATTGAGGACTGAACTCGCAAGTCTAAGAGCTCTTCTTATGGATGAAACTGGTTCAAATACCAAGTAA
- a CDS encoding LytR/AlgR family response regulator transcription factor: METIKLGGRMVAQPHDLIALKADMNYTTIIFRNGTRKIVATTLKKLEQRLEPFGFYRTHKNAMVNVDDVKGLVRRGNCVSVTLKNKQQFEVSRRRLEALEVLLQK, translated from the coding sequence ATGGAAACAATAAAACTTGGCGGACGGATGGTGGCACAGCCTCATGACCTAATAGCTCTAAAGGCTGATATGAATTATACCACCATCATATTTAGAAATGGTACTAGAAAAATAGTTGCCACCACGCTTAAAAAGTTAGAGCAGCGTCTAGAGCCATTTGGTTTTTATAGAACACATAAAAACGCCATGGTGAATGTAGATGATGTGAAAGGATTGGTACGTAGAGGCAATTGTGTGAGTGTTACACTGAAAAATAAGCAACAGTTTGAAGTATCACGAAGACGCCTAGAGGCTCTCGAAGTTTTATTGCAGAAATGA
- a CDS encoding FG-GAP-like repeat-containing protein, translating into MPGSPALDAGEPTSLTTPVDAWTLTGLTTDIGGNSRPQNTTVDMGAFEGEAKPPVIYSFSPLTAEPGDVVTITGIAFSSTPANNIVFFGATQATVTAATATSLTVEVPTGATYAPITVLNTKTTLACFSRSNFTPVFSPAKTGITVDDFLPKQDFTTGSAPESVAIGDLDGDGKLDLVIANSTSKSVSVLRNTSSSGSISSGSFATKQDFTTATSPRSVAIGDLDGDGKPDLAIANTSSNSVSILRNTSSSGNINSGSFAAKQDITTGSAPVSVAIGDLDGDGKLDLVVANSSSNSVSVLRNSSSSGSINSGSFAAKQHFITGTSPTSIAIGDLDGDGKPDLAIANYGSRSVSVLRNANSNADLSALTISQGSLSPTFDVATTSYTAAVSNPANDNVITISPSLADAIASVTVNGVAVNSGNASGNINLNVGDNVIDVEVTAENGSTKTYTITVTFAEYITISDVSITQPTCGTPSGTIVITAETQAPGALEYSIDNGLNYQSATTFTGLTGGSYNIIVQEAGTTNNRAYESNPIKINSPFSATAIYVDINATGNNDGSSWTDAYTDLQDAIDNQCGSLDIWVAAGTYFPISSPDGLSTDLRDKSFHLDSDMKIYGGFKGVLAETQLSDRDWTSNVTILSGKLNATDSSYHVLVTANLNNTAVIDGFTITAGNANGSLSTGYSGRSFERLTGGGMINRNSSPIVRNITFTGNSAEIGGAMYNFDSSPYLINSLFYGNIASNSAGAVYNRTLDESSSISTLTVTNCTFSGNSGANTAGAIRNHLNYTSFVTNTIFWNNTKLGQTNLEGSDIDNSGQGTNSATVTYSITQENSTSSTGTGIINNQDPLFIDAANGFLQLKCNSSAINAGGAAEAPLIDITGFARVGLPDIGAFEYGQAVLDYLIPDGLNPNISGIPEVKGSSQILNTNTVLLQGINNVHLLPGFSVAPVSGAASVFRAEIGGGCP; encoded by the coding sequence TTGCCAGGCTCACCAGCTTTAGATGCTGGAGAACCAACCTCTCTTACAACCCCAGTAGACGCTTGGACGCTTACGGGCTTAACAACAGACATAGGAGGAAACTCACGTCCCCAAAATACTACCGTGGATATGGGGGCTTTTGAAGGGGAAGCCAAGCCACCAGTTATATACTCTTTCTCACCTTTAACTGCTGAGCCAGGAGATGTGGTGACCATAACAGGAATAGCATTTAGTAGTACCCCTGCTAATAATATTGTGTTTTTTGGAGCTACTCAGGCCACGGTAACGGCTGCCACCGCCACCAGCCTTACAGTAGAAGTACCTACGGGTGCTACTTATGCACCCATTACCGTTTTAAACACTAAAACCACTTTAGCTTGCTTTAGTCGTAGTAATTTTACACCGGTATTTAGCCCCGCCAAAACAGGTATTACCGTTGACGACTTCTTACCCAAACAAGATTTCACTACAGGTTCTGCTCCTGAGTCAGTAGCTATAGGCGATTTGGATGGGGATGGTAAACTCGATTTGGTAATAGCCAATTCAACTTCAAAGTCTGTATCTGTATTACGGAATACCTCCAGTAGTGGGAGTATAAGTAGTGGAAGTTTTGCTACCAAACAAGATTTTACGACAGCTACTTCTCCTCGTTCTGTAGCCATAGGCGATTTGGATGGGGATGGTAAGCCCGATTTGGCAATAGCCAATACAAGTTCAAATTCTGTATCTATATTACGAAATACTTCCAGTAGTGGGAATATAAACAGTGGAAGTTTTGCTGCCAAACAAGATATCACTACAGGTTCTGCTCCTGTTTCAGTAGCCATAGGCGATTTGGATGGGGATGGTAAGCTCGATTTGGTAGTAGCCAATTCAAGTTCAAATTCTGTATCTGTATTACGAAATAGCTCCAGTAGTGGGAGTATAAACAGTGGAAGTTTTGCTGCCAAACAACATTTTATCACAGGTACTTCTCCTACTTCAATAGCCATAGGCGATTTGGATGGGGATGGTAAGCCCGACTTGGCAATAGCCAATTATGGTTCAAGGTCTGTATCTGTATTACGAAATGCGAACAGTAATGCCGACTTATCAGCCTTGACAATTTCGCAAGGAAGCTTAAGTCCTACTTTTGATGTAGCTACTACTTCGTACACAGCTGCCGTGAGTAACCCTGCCAATGATAATGTAATTACCATAAGCCCATCGCTCGCAGATGCCATTGCTTCCGTGACGGTAAATGGCGTAGCTGTCAATAGCGGAAATGCCTCAGGTAATATCAATTTAAACGTTGGGGATAATGTTATTGACGTAGAAGTAACCGCCGAAAATGGCTCTACTAAAACCTATACCATCACCGTAACATTTGCTGAATATATTACTATAAGTGACGTAAGCATAACCCAGCCTACCTGCGGCACACCTTCAGGAACTATAGTAATAACCGCTGAAACTCAAGCCCCAGGAGCTTTGGAGTACAGTATTGATAATGGCTTGAATTATCAATCTGCTACTACGTTTACCGGATTGACAGGCGGGTCTTATAACATTATAGTACAAGAAGCAGGTACTACCAATAATCGTGCTTATGAAAGTAATCCTATTAAAATCAACTCTCCGTTTTCCGCAACAGCCATTTATGTAGATATTAATGCTACCGGAAACAATGACGGCTCTTCATGGACAGATGCTTATACCGACCTCCAAGATGCCATAGATAACCAATGCGGCAGCTTGGATATTTGGGTGGCAGCGGGAACGTACTTCCCAATTTCTTCACCAGATGGCTTATCTACAGACCTACGCGATAAAAGTTTTCACTTGGACTCAGATATGAAAATCTACGGTGGTTTTAAAGGAGTTTTGGCGGAAACCCAACTCTCTGACCGAGATTGGACAAGCAACGTTACCATTCTTAGCGGAAAATTGAATGCAACTGATTCTTCCTATCATGTACTCGTTACCGCTAATCTTAACAATACCGCGGTTATAGATGGCTTTACCATTACTGCAGGAAATGCCAATGGAAGTTTAAGTACTGGTTACAGCGGAAGGAGCTTTGAAAGGCTTACGGGTGGTGGTATGATTAACAGAAATTCTTCCCCAATCGTTAGAAATATTACCTTCACCGGAAATTCAGCTGAAATTGGCGGGGCGATGTATAACTTCGATTCTTCACCATATCTTATCAATTCTTTGTTCTATGGTAACATAGCTTCTAATTCAGCCGGAGCGGTATATAATCGTACTTTGGATGAAAGCTCGTCCATTTCCACACTAACAGTTACCAATTGTACTTTTTCAGGTAATTCGGGGGCAAATACGGCAGGGGCGATTCGTAACCACTTGAATTATACTTCCTTTGTTACTAATACTATTTTTTGGAATAACACAAAACTGGGGCAGACCAATCTTGAAGGATCGGATATTGACAATAGTGGCCAAGGTACTAACTCAGCAACAGTTACATATAGTATAACCCAAGAAAATAGCACATCCAGCACAGGAACGGGCATTATCAACAACCAAGACCCTCTCTTTATAGATGCCGCCAATGGCTTTCTTCAATTAAAGTGTAACTCGTCAGCTATAAACGCTGGTGGAGCTGCTGAAGCTCCGTTAATAGATATCACTGGTTTCGCAAGAGTTGGTTTACCCGATATAGGAGCTTTCGAATACGGGCAGGCAGTATTAGACTACTTAATTCCAGATGGCTTAAACCCAAACATCAGCGGTATCCCTGAAGTCAAAGGCAGCAGTCAGATTCTCAATACCAATACCGTTTTACTTCAAGGAATAAATAACGTGCATCTTTTACCAGGATTTTCGGTGGCTCCAGTCTCTGGTGCAGCTTCTGTTTTCAGGGCGGAGATTGGTGGTGGTTGTCCTTAG